Part of the Nitrosophilus alvini genome, GGCGAAGCCAAGATCACCCACGGATATAATTTGCCGGCAAAATGGGTAATACATACAGTCGGCCCGGTATGGAAAGGCGGTGAGAGCGAAGAAGAGGTTATTTTGCAAAAATGTTATCAAAACTCTCTTTGTCTGTGCCGTTCTTACGGGTTGAGAAGTGTTGCTTTTCCTTCTATCAGTACTGGCGTATACGGATTTCCTATAGAGATTGCTTCAAAAATAGCATTAATTACAACGGCAAGATATATAAAAGAGTATTTTGATTATGATATTGATGTTGTCTTTGTAACTCACAGTGAAAAAGATTTTGAAATTTACAAAAAGAGTGCAAAAATACTGGGGATAGAGTATGAATTGTAAAAGCCAACTAAATGAATTTGAATATTATGTAATGTTTGAAAAAGGAACCGAACCGCCTTTTAGCGGAGAACTATTGAATGAAAAAAGAGAGGGAGTATATATATGCAAATGTTGTGAAAATCCACTGTTTGATAGTATCTCAAAGTTCGATAGCGGTTCCGGCTGGCCCAGTTTTTATGAACCTTTGGGCAAGGATTCTGTAAAAGAGCACACTGATACCAGCCTGGGCATGGTAAGAACGGAAGTAGTATGTGCCAAATGCGGTGCACATCTCGGACATGTTTTTGAAGATGGTCCGCCTCCTTCGGGACTAAGATACTGTATTAACTCCGTTTGCTTAAAATTTTTACCCCTAGAAAATAATAATTTATTCAAATGAAAGTAATAAGTATATAAAATAAAACTCTTTTCTAAAAGGAGCTAAATATGAAAAAAATGATGCTTATGGACAAATATCCGGTATATACGTCAGATATTCCAAAAAGTGCTACGAATATTAAAAGCGTAGATGAGATTGTAAAATATTTCATAAAAAAGATAGAAGAGGATGATGAAGCGGTATTTATATCCCTGTTTGATCATTTTGCCCATACAAAAAGTCTTGAAGATTGTGAGATAAATCCGGAGATAAAAGATGCCAAAGATATTGTTTTCTGTTTTGGCAAGAAGTTACCAAATCCCTATGTGGTAGGTGTCAGACCAAGAAGTATAGGTGTATGTGAAACAGAAAACAGTTTTGTTATATCTTTTCTCGAAGCACCCAATCCGGAAGCCAACGAAAAGATGCAGAACTGGGCAAAAGAGATTTTATAGGTCTGGATTGCGGATGATAAAATCATCGGCATCTTTATAAAACTCTAAAAGATCAAGCTGCTCTTTTTTTATGAAAGAGGAGTGTTTCAACTCTTCATAATTCTCTGATACGAGACATATTCTAAAATCTGATAGATTGCCGTACTTTATTGCCCAGACCATAAAAAGTTCGTTCAGTGTACCTATACTGCCGTTTTGTACAATGAACAAAGATGTATCTTCTATCAAAAACTGCAACCTTTCAAACAGGCTGTTACATGAGACTCTTTTTGACAGATAGGGATTTTGGGGTCTAATGGAGTCAAATTTTTTTAAAGTTATCCCTATACAGATGCCGCCTTCTTCTTTTACACCTCTGCTTACAGCTTCCATAAGTCCCTGATAACCACCGCATTTTACGACATACCCTTTTTTGGACAAAAAGCGTCCTATTTTTATACCGTCATTGTACTCTTTGGAATCGGGCGATGCTTTTGATGCACCGAAAGCAGTTGCGAACTTCATAAGGCTCCCCTAAATTACATTTGCTTTTTTATCGAAGAATTATTATACATTCTGTATTATAAATCTCTCTATTGCAGTTGCGAAATTTTCGGTTTTGTAAAAATTTTTAGCTGCAAAAGTTTTTGCAAAATGGATAAAGGAGCCGCCGTGACATATCACAGAAAAAAGATTTACAATCCCGAATCTAATGAGAGTGTAAACGACAGAAAGATTTTTGGAGGAGATCCTACCGGAATATTCGAACTGAACAAGATAAAATATCAATGGGCATACAATCTTTGGGAGATGATGCTGGCAAACACCTGGTTTCCCAAAGAGGTTGATATGACGCAGGATGCTAGAGATTACAAGCTGCTGACAGACGCAGAAAAACTGGCGTATGACAAGGTTCTCGCCCAGCTGATATTTATGGATAGTCTTCAGACAAACAACCTTATAGATAATGTAAATCCTTTTATTACGGCCCCTGAGATAAACCTTGTTCTGGTAAGACAGGCTTTTGAAGAGGCTCTTCACAGCCAGAGCTATGCCGTTATGGTCGACAGTATCAGTCAAAATACGGATGAGATATACAATTTGTGGAGAGAGGATCTTCAGCTGAAGCAGAAAAACGACTATATAGCACAGGTTTATGAAAATCTTTCCAAAAATCCGAATGATGAAAACATTGTAAAAGCGATGTTTGCAAACCAGATACTTGAAGGGATCTATTTCTACAGCGGCTTTACGTATATGTACACGCTTGCGAGAAGCGGAAAGATGCTGGGGTCTGCCCAGATGATAAGATTTATACAAAGAGATGAGGTAACTCATCTGCTTATTTTCCAAAACATGATAAATGCAACCAAAAAAGAGAGACCAGAACTCTTTACTAAAGAGCTTATAGATGATGTGTACAAAATGTTTGAAAGTGCGGTCGAGCTTGAATCTTCATGGGGAAAATATATCACTCAGGGACAAATCCTGGGGCTTACCGACGAGCTTATAGAGCAGTATATAAAATATCTGGCAGATGAGAGACTCAGAGCCGTAGGACTTGAGAAGATATATAACGTGGAGCATCCGATAAAATGGGTGGACGATTTCAGCAAATTCAACGATCAGAAGACAAACTTTTTTGAAGGAAACGTGACGAACTACTCCAAAGGGAGTCTGGACTTTGACGACTTCTAAAAAGAGTCTCTCTGTTTTGCAGTTCAAAACAGGCGATGATTTTTCAAAAAACCTTGATACTCTCAAAACTCTTGTAAAAAGATGCGAAGAGGATTCTATCGTTGTTGCACCGGAGGTATGCCTTACCGGATTTGCGTATGAGAGATTTGATGAGGCTGCCAGTTTTGGCCTGCATGCCCTAAAGGAACTTCTGCCTCTTTCCCAAAACAGAACCATAGTTTTTACCATGATAGAAAAAAGAGATGGAAAATTTTACAATTTTGCCAAAGTTTTGCACAGAGGCGAAGTTTTATACGAACAGCCAAAAGTAAAGCTTTTCAAATTCGGAGGCGAGACCGACTACTTTGAAGCCGGAAAAATGGAAGATATCAGGATTTTTGAGATAGACGGGTTTAAAGTTGGCATTCTTATATGTTTTGAGCTCAGATTTATTGAGATTTGGCAAAAGCTAAAAGGGTGTGATATCATACTCGTTCCAGCCATGTGGGGAGTTTTGAGAAAGAGACATTTTGAGCAGCTTACAGAAGCTCTGGCGCTTATGAACCAGTGTTATCTTGCTGCTTCGGACAGTGCGAATGATGATATGGCAAAAAGCAGTGCTATAATTACACCTTTTGGAGTTCCTTACAGAGACGACAGAAAAAATATTCTTTGCAAAACTGCGGATATAAAAGAGATAAAGAAGATGAGAAAATATATGGATATAGGGTTGTAGTTGGAAAAGATAATAGCGGCAAAATGTAAAAAAATGGCAGAGGATATCGATAGTGTATTTCCTCTTGAACCGAAAATAAAAAAGGCATTCGAAGATATTAACAGAGAACTTTTCGTCCCTGCAGGTTTCAAACATCTTGCATATAAACTGGATGCTCTTCCTATGGGCGCAAACCAATGGATAAGTTCTCCTCTTACGGTTGCAAAGATGACTCAGTATCTAAATCCCGATGGTGCCGACAGTGTTTTGGAGATAGGTTGTGGCAGCGGATATCAAGCAGCGATTTTAAGCCGGCTTTTCAGGCGGGTTTTTACGGTCGAGAGAATAGAGAAACTCATAGTCGAGGCAAAAAGAAGATTTCGCGATCTTTCTATCTATAATATAAACGCAAGATACGGTGATGGCCTTTTGGGGTGGCCCGAATTTGCCCCTTATGACAGGATACTTTTTTCCGCTTCCGCTTCCGAAATACCGGAGGAGATATTTTCCCAGCTGAAAGAGGGGGGTGTACTTGTAGCCCCTATGGAAAAAGGTGGCAGACAGATAATTACGAAATTTGTCAAAAGAAGCGGAAGATTGTTTTCCCAGGAGCTTGAAGAGTGTCTTTTCGTACCGACAAAAAACGGAACTGTGTGATGAAGATACTGTTTGTATGCCTTGGCAATATCTGCAGATCGCCTATAGCCGAAGGTATTGCCAAAAAAATCGCCCAAAGTCATGGAGTGCAGATTGTTGCTGACTCCGCAGGGACAGGAGACTACCATGTTGGAGAGCCTCCCTGTGAACACTCGGTCAAAATAGCGAAAATGAACGGCATCGACATCTCTTCATACAGGGCAAGACAGGTGAAAAAAGAGGATTTTGAAAACTTCGACCTTATAGTAGCGCTTGATGAACAGAACAGACGAGATCTCAAAAGGATGGGTGCAGAAGATGTTGTAAAACTTGGAGAGTTCGGTTACGACTCTGAAGATGTGCCTGATCCCTATTTTTTCGACGGTTTTGATGGATTTGAAAAGGTATATGATATGATAGAGTCATGTGTTGCAAATCTATTTGAAGTTTATGATATAATTCCATCTGCAAAAACAGTAGAAACCAGATAATATTATCGGATATCGGGGTGTGGCGCAGCCTGGTTAGCGTGCTACCTTGGGGTGGTAGAGGTCGCGGGTTCAAATCCCGCCACTCCGACCATTTAAAATATTTTTCAACTTCTTCAATAATTTTTATTCCTACGTATCGTCTACTTAGCTTTTCAGAGTTTTTTTATATCCATTTTGCAAACTATTTGCCAATCTGCTGTCATATTTTATTTCATTATTATAAAATATTATAAAGTATGAATGTGAAGGCTCTGCTTTGAGAAGACTGTTTCTTTTCTGTATATTGGTTGCGATGTTTCTTTATGGAGAGTCTTTATCAGATGAGGAGTTAAAAAAGGAGCGGGCATATCAGGCTCTTCTTAAATCGATAGCTGATAATTCCGATCCGGAGCTTCTTGCAAGGCTCGGAAAGAGGCTATATAACAACAAATGTATCTTCTGTCATGGTGAAGACGGAAAAGGAAGAGACGGATTTGCTGCTGACCTGACAAAAAGAATCGATTTTAAAAGCGCATTGCATCATATCCAAAAAGGGGGACACAACTTCAAAGAAGGATATCCTGGAAGTATGCCGCCGATGGTTTCAAACAGAGAAAGAGCCGCCGTTTTGGCCCGGTATGTTTCGCAGGGATTTCCCAAAGGAGACAAGGGAGAAATTCTGTTCCAGAAGATAGGATGTGCAAATTGTCATGGAGAGGATGGAAGCGGTATAAAATTTCATGGACCTAATATCCGTTATTTTGATCTTCCCACACTTTCAGCGATTTTAAGAAACGGTAAAAAGGGCGTTATTGGCATAATGCCAAGCTTTAAAAATCTTTCGCCATATCAAATAACTATGATTTCATATTATGTTATGAAGCTTTCCGAAGGGGGTTTTAAAGAAAATAGGCGCTAAACAGACACTCAAATATAAAATTATTACTTTTTCCCTATCGCAAGGGAGTATAGCACCATCTCTTCAGTTTCAAGAAACTTTGCCGTCTCATCGTCGTAAAATGCTCCCATAGCACAGCATCCAAGACCTAGATATTCAGAAGAGAGGTAGATCCTATGGCCCATGTGACCGGCTTTTATATGCATAGGACGATAATTTTTTCCATTTGAAGCTAAAAAGAAAATAACGGCACTTCCTGCTGCTTGCGGCTGATTTAGGCAAAGGTAGGCTGTCTGATGAGAGAAATCTCCTTTTTTGACTATTTTACCGTTTTTGTATATTCCGGGTTCATAGCCTTCCACTCTTTTTACGACAGAGTATAGACTTATACTTTCACTGCAGTCATTTGGTATCGGTTCTTTTATAAAATTGAGTATAAATTCGTATTCATACTTTTTCAGAGGTTCGTTTGAATACTCTCTTACAGATCTCCTTGAGAAAACGGCCTCTTCAAATCTTTTTTTATGAAATTCTGTTTTGAAAAAGCCGTACTCTTTTTTGCATCCCGAGAGGCTCATAGTTTGCAAAAAGGCCTTTTCTATGGTATCGTTTGGAACAAAGTATCCGATAGGATCTATATAGGGAAGCCTCATGTCAAACTTATCGACTCTTTTGCTGCGTGGGATTCCTACATTGGCCGAAGTTACGAAAAATTCCGATGAACCAAATCCGAAAGCCTGCCCAAGAGCCTTCTGATCAAATGTATGCCTCAGAAAATAGCCGTGGTTGAAAAGATAACAGCTTGCTTCCAGAGAGCCTGTCATATGTCCTGCATCAAGCAGAGAATATCTAAAGCCTCTGTTTCCGTATTTCCGGCTTGTACGAAAATATACGCTTGAGAATAGAAAAATAAATCCCTCTATCTCTCTTCTATCTTCGAAAAACAGCTCTACACCTTCTTCTTCGATACTGTAAAGAAGCGTCGCACCTCTGTTGGCAACATCGAAATGATATACACCGTCGGCAAAACCCTCCACTCCTCTTGTCTGAAAATAGAGTTCCGTGGGGTATAGGGCGCCTGCACTGGGAACGATTCTGGGGTAGAAAAGGGTTTTGTCCTGTGCATCCGGGCAGCCAGCGATTCTGAAAATAAACATATGTATATCGTTCTTTATATCGAAAGGAATAAATTTAAAGAGCGGAAGATATGTTTTTACACTTTTTGGAGTTCTGAATTTTACCGAAAACGGTGAAGATTCATTTTTATGATTGAAATATTTTGACACTTCATGAAAAAATGAGGGCATGGCCTCCTCTTTTTGTTGGTTTTTCTCGCATTTTTATTATAACATTCAAATCAAATATTGTGGTTAGCATCGAAAAAGCAGATAGCATTGACTTTTTTCAGCAGGAATGCGAATCAAATATCTTTTCAATACGCCTTTTCTCTTCTTCCACTTCTCTTTTTATATCCGCAAAAACTTTGTAATTCGGAAGGCTTTTATCCAAATTTCCGCAGTGTTTGAGATAGTTTTTCCATACTTTTTTAAAACCATCCTTTTTACCTCTTTTCAAAAGCTCAAAAGAGACGGCGGCATTTATGAATCCCCTGATTACCTCTTTTTCTGGATGGTCACTCTTTCTTATTGTATGCCAGTACTCTTCAACTGTCTCATGAGCTTCATAAAAACGGTTCTTTCGGATATGTTGGATAAAAAGAGAGAAAATCTTCTCCATTATTTGCCTTTTTTGCAGATTGTAGAAAAGTTTTGTAAAAAAAGTTATGAAACAGCGGCATTAGATATATTTTTCAAATTGCCGTTATAATTTATATAGATAGAAAACTTTGTGAAATAGTAGGTTTCAGAGTTACTTCTACTTGTCTATTTAAAGAAGAAGGGGGAAAACCCTTTCTTCTCAGGCTTTGGAGTCGGTTTGGTTATTTGAGGTTTTTTTATCCGAATCTATCTCTTCTTCCAGCTTTTTAGCATAGCTGCCCATTGTCAGCAAGATTATACCATCGAAAAAGAGACTGATACCTACAAAGAGTCCTACTAGGATCAAAGAGTTGACTGGCCAACCTGTCAAAAACAGAACTCCTAGAACGATTGAGAGAATCCCATTGAGCAAGATAAGCCACCAGTACTTCTCTCCTTTCATTTGATATGCCAGCGCGAAGCTGGCAAATCCGTCGAAAAAGAAGTAGACCGCCAAAATAATGGCCAAAGCAGCCACTCCCGGAAACGGAAAGATCGACACAAGGATACCTGTGAGGATGTAGATGAAGGCTTTAAGCCACCCAAGCCAATCTTTGCGATCTGTATTCCAGGTATGAAAAGCCACCCAAAAACCGCTAAAAACAAAGAGCCATGCCACGAAGTAAGCGGTTGCTACGGACATGATTGGAGAATATAAGATCCCAACCAAGCCGAGCAGTATAAAGATCACACCGACGAACTTGGAGTGCTTGGCGAACTGCTTCAAAACCTCTTTGTTGAGGTTTTTGATATTTTGGTATCCGACCATGATTGATCCTTTATAGAGTTAGGTCCATGATTTCTTTGGCGTGTTTGATCATTTCGTGAGAAACTGCACGGTTTTCTTCCTCTATTTTTTTCATTATACGCGCCAAAACGAGGGTGAGCCCACCTACCAACTCGGGCAGAAACTTCTCGAGCTCTACCTCCAGTTCCAAAAGAGGTGGATAGGTGGCGAGTCGATCTATAATATCTTTGATCTCTAGTTCTTGCTCCAGTTTCCTGAATTCATTGATGGTTTCCTCCAAACCCTTTGTAATTGGAAGATCATATTTCCAGATTACGTCTCGGCCGTTGTATTTGGCCGTTTTTTGCCCCATAAGGAGCAGATCGTAGAGCTTTTGCTCCACAATATCGGTCACCTCTTTGGCGTGACCTTTTTTGATATCTAGACTTGCACCTTGCCTAAAGAGCTCTTCTAGATGATGAAATCCTACTACTGCCATTACTTCTCCTTCCTTATTTATTGATAGACTTGACTGCTTTTTCTTTGAACTCTTTGAGTTTTTCGATCAGATCCTCAAAAAGTTTCATAGCTCTGTTTTTGCCTTTAACCTCTTTTTCCACCTTTTCAATCATCTCTTCAAGTTGTTCATATGTGGTGTCACTCTCACTAACATATCCAAGAGCATTTGCCTTCTTGAGAGCCAATTTGGCTTCGGCCAAGTATTCGAGTGTCTTTTTCTTATCTTTTTTGTTGGCCATGGACTGTGCCGCCTCTACTAAATGGATCGCTTGAATCAGTGGGATTGGAGTGATTATATTGACCTCAACGAACGTGGCCAAAGCGGCATTGAGGACATTTTTGGCCTCGTCGATGCGGTTTTCGTGTAAAAATTTGGCTGCAAGTTTGAGTGCCGCCGGATAGCTAGCAAGTGGCAGACTGACAACCTTAAATACGATCTCGCTGCGTAAAGTATCAAGGATAAGTCTAGCTTCTTGAACTTTGTCTTCCTCTAAAAGTGCTTTTGCGGCAATAAGGGCAGTCTTTATATTTTGAATGCTGCCGGGATAATCGACGATTTCAATGGCGCTGTCGATAGGAATAAGTGCAGGAGCATTGGGAGCACTCAGCACCACTTCCAGCTTGCCGATGGCATCTTCAAGATCTTTGATCGCTTTGTCTTTATCTCCTTTTTCAAGTTTTAAGAGTACTTTGTGGGTGAGAGCTACGGCTTCCACAGCCTCCTTGACGATCTTGATCTTTTTTTGCTCTTTTTGAGCCTGCTCTTTCGCTTGTGCTACTGCTTTGTTGGATTCGGCTTTACTCGCTTCACCGGCAAAGAGTCCTCCTGTCAATAAAGATGCAGCTATGAAAGAGACAAGTATCTTTCTCATTGTGTGTTCCTCCTGTCATATTTTTTTTCAATCAGGTTATTTTAGTCTAACACGAGCCATTCGTCAGCTACTTTAGTTGCAGACTGTTTGAATGGCTACAATTTAGACTGTTTTGAGGCTTGTCACTTGAGCTGCAGACGGTCAATAAGTTTAGAGATGTCGGCCAGTCTTAGACGTCTGTGTTCCACTTCCAGCGAACCATCTTTTTTTAGCTTTTGTATGTGGCGGTTGACCACATGGCGAACAGTACCGATAAGTGAAGCGATCTCTTCATGAGGGAGATCTTGGATGAGGCGAAGTGTCGCCGTCTTTGGATCAAAATGTTTGAGAAGCAGCTTGATAAAACGTGTGGAGGTGTCGTGCAGACTCAAATCGATTGCCAGTTCTTCTAAACTTCTCATCTCGTTTGCAATGTAGCGAAAGATTATTTTTCGAAACTCTGTATTTTCGTCGATCCATCTTCGTACCATCTCGATGGGAATTTGCAAAACCCTGCTCTCTTCGTAGGTCTCTGTTATTACCTCGTGGGGCTTATCGTCGAGAAGTACGACTATGTCGAACATATCGCCGCGGCTAAGGATTTTTATAGTTTGCTCCTTGGAGGTTTCAAAGTTGAACTGGTAGACCTTGATTCGTCCTTTTATAACGAAATAGAAGTAGCGCGACGTTTCGTCACTGGTCATAGCGGGCATATTCTTGTGGTAGATGACAATCTTGCCAAAACGGTTGATATCATCGATGATCTTTGTCGGAACGCTGGAGAAGAGTTCTATGTTATAATCTCGAAACTCCATCAAAAATCCAGTCCGAAGCTTCCAAAGCTTGCGAAATTTGGATTTTGATATCCGAATTGTACAGCTTTTGACTGCAGCATCATTATATCGCTTTTTGGATCTATTCCCTGTGGACAGACTTCTGTACAGTTTCCGCAAAGAGTGCAGTCCCATATGCCGTTGTTGATGACTGCTTCGATCTTCTCTTTTTTGTGGTTCTCCCTTGCATCAACCAAATATCTCCAGTTTCTGGTAAGAGCAAAAGGTCCTAAAAATTCGGATTTTGATTCAAAAACAGGACAAGAACTCCAGCATGATGAGCACAGTATGCAGTCACTCTGTTTTTCTATAAGTTTTTCGCCCTTTTCGTCAACTTTAGTATCGCTTTTTTCACTCAGCCAGGCTTTTGCTCTTTTAAGAGAGTCTATGCCTTTGGAAAAATCCACACACAGATCCCTGATAATAGGCATATAGTTCAGAGCTTCTACTATATCGCCATCTTTGGGTCTGTATTCACATGCGAGCTCTTCTTTGCCGTTTACTCTTACAGCGCAGCTTCCGCATACGCCGCTTCTGCAGCCTTGCGAAAAAGTAAGAGAGGCGTCTTTTTTGCTTTTTATGAAATTCAGTGCTTCAAGCAGAGTAAGGCAATCATCGGGCACTTCATATTCCAGTAGTGCCGAAGGAGGGTCAAAATCGATATGATAGCGTTTTATTTTCAAAAGCATTTCAAACCTTTGGTAGTCGTTATGTATTTATACTGTTCAGTTTATTATAACAATAAAAACAAAAACAAAAGATTTAAAACAGGATTTCAGGTACTATAATAATATTATATAGAAGAAAAGAGTTCTGAATGGGAAACTGAAATGAGAATATCGCTGAAAAGAGAGATAACGTTACCTCTGCTTATATTTTACGGTCTGGGCAATATCATAGGAGCCGGTATTTATGTTCTTATCGGCGAAGTTGCCGCAATTTCCGGATATTATGCACCTTTGTCGTTTGTAGCTGCCTGTATAGTCGTTATATTTACGGTATTTTCCTATGCGGAGCTCTCTGCCAGGTTTCCTTTCTCGGCAGCAGAAGCAGTATATGTAAAAGAGGGTTTCGGGCTAAAATCGCCTCTATTGCCTGTAGTGGTTGGTTTTATATTGGCTTTCAGCGGTCTTGTCTCTTCCGCTGCTGTTGTGAGCGGGTTTTACGGGTATGTTGAAGTTTTTATCCCTTTTTCAAGGGAGATAGTCATATTTGCGCTTGTTTTTTTGCTGTTTGCTATAGCGGCATGGGGAATAGGAGAGTCGGTTAAAACTGCTTCGTTTTTTACACTAATAGAGATAGGCGGTCTTTTATTGGTTATT contains:
- a CDS encoding O-acetyl-ADP-ribose deacetylase, which produces MIKITIGDITKIETDAIVNAANPTLLGGGGVDGAIHRAAGPKLLDECKRLGGAKRGEAKITHGYNLPAKWVIHTVGPVWKGGESEEEVILQKCYQNSLCLCRSYGLRSVAFPSISTGVYGFPIEIASKIALITTARYIKEYFDYDIDVVFVTHSEKDFEIYKKSAKILGIEYEL
- the msrB gene encoding peptide-methionine (R)-S-oxide reductase MsrB — protein: MNCKSQLNEFEYYVMFEKGTEPPFSGELLNEKREGVYICKCCENPLFDSISKFDSGSGWPSFYEPLGKDSVKEHTDTSLGMVRTEVVCAKCGAHLGHVFEDGPPPSGLRYCINSVCLKFLPLENNNLFK
- a CDS encoding DUF6858 family protein, with amino-acid sequence MKKMMLMDKYPVYTSDIPKSATNIKSVDEIVKYFIKKIEEDDEAVFISLFDHFAHTKSLEDCEINPEIKDAKDIVFCFGKKLPNPYVVGVRPRSIGVCETENSFVISFLEAPNPEANEKMQNWAKEIL
- a CDS encoding LOG family protein; translated protein: MKFATAFGASKASPDSKEYNDGIKIGRFLSKKGYVVKCGGYQGLMEAVSRGVKEEGGICIGITLKKFDSIRPQNPYLSKRVSCNSLFERLQFLIEDTSLFIVQNGSIGTLNELFMVWAIKYGNLSDFRICLVSENYEELKHSSFIKKEQLDLLEFYKDADDFIIRNPDL
- a CDS encoding ribonucleotide-diphosphate reductase subunit beta — translated: MDKGAAVTYHRKKIYNPESNESVNDRKIFGGDPTGIFELNKIKYQWAYNLWEMMLANTWFPKEVDMTQDARDYKLLTDAEKLAYDKVLAQLIFMDSLQTNNLIDNVNPFITAPEINLVLVRQAFEEALHSQSYAVMVDSISQNTDEIYNLWREDLQLKQKNDYIAQVYENLSKNPNDENIVKAMFANQILEGIYFYSGFTYMYTLARSGKMLGSAQMIRFIQRDEVTHLLIFQNMINATKKERPELFTKELIDDVYKMFESAVELESSWGKYITQGQILGLTDELIEQYIKYLADERLRAVGLEKIYNVEHPIKWVDDFSKFNDQKTNFFEGNVTNYSKGSLDFDDF
- a CDS encoding carbon-nitrogen hydrolase family protein gives rise to the protein MTTSKKSLSVLQFKTGDDFSKNLDTLKTLVKRCEEDSIVVAPEVCLTGFAYERFDEAASFGLHALKELLPLSQNRTIVFTMIEKRDGKFYNFAKVLHRGEVLYEQPKVKLFKFGGETDYFEAGKMEDIRIFEIDGFKVGILICFELRFIEIWQKLKGCDIILVPAMWGVLRKRHFEQLTEALALMNQCYLAASDSANDDMAKSSAIITPFGVPYRDDRKNILCKTADIKEIKKMRKYMDIGL
- a CDS encoding protein-L-isoaspartate(D-aspartate) O-methyltransferase, with amino-acid sequence MEKIIAAKCKKMAEDIDSVFPLEPKIKKAFEDINRELFVPAGFKHLAYKLDALPMGANQWISSPLTVAKMTQYLNPDGADSVLEIGCGSGYQAAILSRLFRRVFTVERIEKLIVEAKRRFRDLSIYNINARYGDGLLGWPEFAPYDRILFSASASEIPEEIFSQLKEGGVLVAPMEKGGRQIITKFVKRSGRLFSQELEECLFVPTKNGTV
- a CDS encoding low molecular weight protein-tyrosine-phosphatase, which codes for MKILFVCLGNICRSPIAEGIAKKIAQSHGVQIVADSAGTGDYHVGEPPCEHSVKIAKMNGIDISSYRARQVKKEDFENFDLIVALDEQNRRDLKRMGAEDVVKLGEFGYDSEDVPDPYFFDGFDGFEKVYDMIESCVANLFEVYDIIPSAKTVETR
- a CDS encoding c-type cytochrome, with protein sequence MRRLFLFCILVAMFLYGESLSDEELKKERAYQALLKSIADNSDPELLARLGKRLYNNKCIFCHGEDGKGRDGFAADLTKRIDFKSALHHIQKGGHNFKEGYPGSMPPMVSNRERAAVLARYVSQGFPKGDKGEILFQKIGCANCHGEDGSGIKFHGPNIRYFDLPTLSAILRNGKKGVIGIMPSFKNLSPYQITMISYYVMKLSEGGFKENRR
- a CDS encoding SagB/ThcOx family dehydrogenase, with the translated sequence MPSFFHEVSKYFNHKNESSPFSVKFRTPKSVKTYLPLFKFIPFDIKNDIHMFIFRIAGCPDAQDKTLFYPRIVPSAGALYPTELYFQTRGVEGFADGVYHFDVANRGATLLYSIEEEGVELFFEDRREIEGFIFLFSSVYFRTSRKYGNRGFRYSLLDAGHMTGSLEASCYLFNHGYFLRHTFDQKALGQAFGFGSSEFFVTSANVGIPRSKRVDKFDMRLPYIDPIGYFVPNDTIEKAFLQTMSLSGCKKEYGFFKTEFHKKRFEEAVFSRRSVREYSNEPLKKYEYEFILNFIKEPIPNDCSESISLYSVVKRVEGYEPGIYKNGKIVKKGDFSHQTAYLCLNQPQAAGSAVIFFLASNGKNYRPMHIKAGHMGHRIYLSSEYLGLGCCAMGAFYDDETAKFLETEEMVLYSLAIGKK
- a CDS encoding DUF309 domain-containing protein, encoding MEKIFSLFIQHIRKNRFYEAHETVEEYWHTIRKSDHPEKEVIRGFINAAVSFELLKRGKKDGFKKVWKNYLKHCGNLDKSLPNYKVFADIKREVEEEKRRIEKIFDSHSC
- a CDS encoding HdeD family acid-resistance protein; the protein is MVGYQNIKNLNKEVLKQFAKHSKFVGVIFILLGLVGILYSPIMSVATAYFVAWLFVFSGFWVAFHTWNTDRKDWLGWLKAFIYILTGILVSIFPFPGVAALAIILAVYFFFDGFASFALAYQMKGEKYWWLILLNGILSIVLGVLFLTGWPVNSLILVGLFVGISLFFDGIILLTMGSYAKKLEEEIDSDKKTSNNQTDSKA
- a CDS encoding DUF1931 family protein, with product MAVVGFHHLEELFRQGASLDIKKGHAKEVTDIVEQKLYDLLLMGQKTAKYNGRDVIWKYDLPITKGLEETINEFRKLEQELEIKDIIDRLATYPPLLELEVELEKFLPELVGGLTLVLARIMKKIEEENRAVSHEMIKHAKEIMDLTL
- a CDS encoding YfdX family protein, whose amino-acid sequence is MRKILVSFIAASLLTGGLFAGEASKAESNKAVAQAKEQAQKEQKKIKIVKEAVEAVALTHKVLLKLEKGDKDKAIKDLEDAIGKLEVVLSAPNAPALIPIDSAIEIVDYPGSIQNIKTALIAAKALLEEDKVQEARLILDTLRSEIVFKVVSLPLASYPAALKLAAKFLHENRIDEAKNVLNAALATFVEVNIITPIPLIQAIHLVEAAQSMANKKDKKKTLEYLAEAKLALKKANALGYVSESDTTYEQLEEMIEKVEKEVKGKNRAMKLFEDLIEKLKEFKEKAVKSINK
- a CDS encoding Crp/Fnr family transcriptional regulator — its product is MEFRDYNIELFSSVPTKIIDDINRFGKIVIYHKNMPAMTSDETSRYFYFVIKGRIKVYQFNFETSKEQTIKILSRGDMFDIVVLLDDKPHEVITETYEESRVLQIPIEMVRRWIDENTEFRKIIFRYIANEMRSLEELAIDLSLHDTSTRFIKLLLKHFDPKTATLRLIQDLPHEEIASLIGTVRHVVNRHIQKLKKDGSLEVEHRRLRLADISKLIDRLQLK